A DNA window from Salvelinus sp. IW2-2015 linkage group LG4q.1:29, ASM291031v2, whole genome shotgun sequence contains the following coding sequences:
- the nup54 gene encoding nucleoporin p54 isoform X1, protein MAFNFGGAATNPATGLAAPGFGTTTTAAAPAGFGGFGTTTTGFGGLGAGSTTSGAFGGFGTTTTSAAAPGSTFSFATPASTTGGLFGNTQNKGFGFSSGLGTGTTAAAGFGTGLGTTLGGGFGGFNIQPQQQQQGSFFGQQAQAPAQSNQLVHTANALSAPTLLGDERDAILAKWNQLQAFWGTGKGYFNNQLPPVDFTQENPFCRFKAVGYSCIPGSKDEDGLVVLAFNKKEADVRSQQQQLVESLHKVLGGNQTLTVNVEGVKALPDDQTEVVIYVVERSPNGTSKRIPATTLYSYVEQANTKAQLTQLAVFMSVTRTELSPAQLKQLLANAPAGVDPIIWEQAKVDNPDADKLIPVPMVGFKELLRRLKIQDQMTKQHQSRVDIISNDISELQKNQATTVAKIAQYKRKLMDLSHRVLQVLIKQEIQRKSGYAIQVDEEHLRVQLDTIQCELNAPTQFKGRLNELMSQIRMQNHFGAVRSEERYSVDGDLLREIRQHLKQQQEGLSQLISVIKDDVEDIKLIEHGLLDRLG, encoded by the exons ATGGCGTTCAACTTTGGCGGCGCTGCCACCAACCCCGCAA CAGGTCTTGCAGCCCCTGGTTTCGGGACCACCACCACTGCTGCGGCCCCCGCTGGCTTCGGCGGCTTTGGCACCACCACCACAG GATTTGGGGGGCTGGGAGCCGGGAGCACCACGTCTG GTGCTTTTGGGGGTTTTGGGACGACCACTACATCCGCTGCTGCGCCTGGGTCAACTTTCAGCTTCGCCACTCCTGCAAGCACAACAG GAGGACTGTTTGGTAATACCCAGAATAAGGGATTTGGGTTCTCCTCTGGGCTGGGCACTGGCACTACTGCTGCAGCTGGGTTTGGAACAGGTCTGGGGACAACTCTAGGAGGTGGATTTGGTGGCTTCAATATCCAGCCACAGCAGCAACAGCAAG GAAGCTTTTTTGGGCAGCAGGCCCAGGCCCCAGCCCAGTCTAATCAGCTCGTCCACACAGCTAACGCCCTGTCTGCCCCCACCCTGCTTGGGGACGAGAGAGATGCCATCTTGGCCAAGTGGAATCAGCTCCAGGCCTTCTGGGGAACAGGCAAGGGCTACTTCAACAACCAACTCCCCCCTGTAGATTTCACACAGGAGAACCCTTTCTGCAGGTTCAAG GCGGTGGGCTACAGCTGTATCCCAGGCAGTAAGGATGAGGATGGTCTGGTTGTCCTGGCCTTCAATAAGAAGGAGGCTGATGTCCGTAGCCAACAGCAGCAGCTGGTTGAGTCTCTACACAAGGTGCTGGGAGGGAACCAGACTCTCACCGTCAACGTAGAGGGAGTCAAAGCCCTGCCTGATGACCA gACGGAGGTGGTGATCTATGTGGTGGAGCGTTCTCCTAACGGCACATCTAAGAGGATCCCAGCTACAACACTGTACAGCTATGTAGAGCAGGCTAACACCAAGGCCCAGCTCACACAGCTAGCAGTTTTCATGTCTGTTACACGCACTGAGCTCTCACCAGCACAGCTCAAACAGCTGCTGGCGAATGCACCAGCAG GTGTGGATCCCATCATTTGGGAACAGGCAAAGGTGGATAACCCTGATGCGGACAA GTTGATCCCCGTCCCCATGGTTGGTTTCAAAGAACTACTCCGCAGACTGAAGATTCAGGACCAGATGACCAAACAGCACCAGTCCAGAGTAGAC ATCATCTCTAATGACATCAGTGAACTGCAGAAGAACCAGGCAACAACAGTGGCTAAGATCGCTCAATACAAGAGGAAGCTGATGGATCTCTCTCACAGAGTACTACAG gtgcTGATCAAGCAGGAGATTCAGAGGAAGAGTGGCTATGCCATCCAGGTGGATGAGGAGCACCTAAGAGTGCAGCTGGACACCATCCAGTGTGAACTTAACGCCCCCACGCAGTTCAAG GGGCGTCTGAACGAGCTGATGTCTCAGATCCGCATGCAGAACCACTTTGGGGCGGTGCGCTCAGAGGAACGATATAGTGTGGACGGGGACCTTCTCAGAGAGATCAGACAG CACCTAAAGCAGCAGCAGGAGGGTC
- the nup54 gene encoding nucleoporin p54 isoform X4, producing the protein MAFNFGGAATNPATGLAAPGFGTTTTAAAPAGFGGFGTTTTGAFGGFGTTTTSAAAPGSTFSFATPASTTGGLFGNTQNKGFGFSSGLGTGTTAAAGFGTGLGTTLGGGFGGFNIQPQQQQQGSFFGQQAQAPAQSNQLVHTANALSAPTLLGDERDAILAKWNQLQAFWGTGKGYFNNQLPPVDFTQENPFCRFKAVGYSCIPGSKDEDGLVVLAFNKKEADVRSQQQQLVESLHKVLGGNQTLTVNVEGVKALPDDQTEVVIYVVERSPNGTSKRIPATTLYSYVEQANTKAQLTQLAVFMSVTRTELSPAQLKQLLANAPAGVDPIIWEQAKVDNPDADKLIPVPMVGFKELLRRLKIQDQMTKQHQSRVDIISNDISELQKNQATTVAKIAQYKRKLMDLSHRVLQVLIKQEIQRKSGYAIQVDEEHLRVQLDTIQCELNAPTQFKGRLNELMSQIRMQNHFGAVRSEERYSVDGDLLREIRQHLKQQQEGLSQLISVIKDDVEDIKLIEHGLLDRLG; encoded by the exons ATGGCGTTCAACTTTGGCGGCGCTGCCACCAACCCCGCAA CAGGTCTTGCAGCCCCTGGTTTCGGGACCACCACCACTGCTGCGGCCCCCGCTGGCTTCGGCGGCTTTGGCACCACCACCACAG GTGCTTTTGGGGGTTTTGGGACGACCACTACATCCGCTGCTGCGCCTGGGTCAACTTTCAGCTTCGCCACTCCTGCAAGCACAACAG GAGGACTGTTTGGTAATACCCAGAATAAGGGATTTGGGTTCTCCTCTGGGCTGGGCACTGGCACTACTGCTGCAGCTGGGTTTGGAACAGGTCTGGGGACAACTCTAGGAGGTGGATTTGGTGGCTTCAATATCCAGCCACAGCAGCAACAGCAAG GAAGCTTTTTTGGGCAGCAGGCCCAGGCCCCAGCCCAGTCTAATCAGCTCGTCCACACAGCTAACGCCCTGTCTGCCCCCACCCTGCTTGGGGACGAGAGAGATGCCATCTTGGCCAAGTGGAATCAGCTCCAGGCCTTCTGGGGAACAGGCAAGGGCTACTTCAACAACCAACTCCCCCCTGTAGATTTCACACAGGAGAACCCTTTCTGCAGGTTCAAG GCGGTGGGCTACAGCTGTATCCCAGGCAGTAAGGATGAGGATGGTCTGGTTGTCCTGGCCTTCAATAAGAAGGAGGCTGATGTCCGTAGCCAACAGCAGCAGCTGGTTGAGTCTCTACACAAGGTGCTGGGAGGGAACCAGACTCTCACCGTCAACGTAGAGGGAGTCAAAGCCCTGCCTGATGACCA gACGGAGGTGGTGATCTATGTGGTGGAGCGTTCTCCTAACGGCACATCTAAGAGGATCCCAGCTACAACACTGTACAGCTATGTAGAGCAGGCTAACACCAAGGCCCAGCTCACACAGCTAGCAGTTTTCATGTCTGTTACACGCACTGAGCTCTCACCAGCACAGCTCAAACAGCTGCTGGCGAATGCACCAGCAG GTGTGGATCCCATCATTTGGGAACAGGCAAAGGTGGATAACCCTGATGCGGACAA GTTGATCCCCGTCCCCATGGTTGGTTTCAAAGAACTACTCCGCAGACTGAAGATTCAGGACCAGATGACCAAACAGCACCAGTCCAGAGTAGAC ATCATCTCTAATGACATCAGTGAACTGCAGAAGAACCAGGCAACAACAGTGGCTAAGATCGCTCAATACAAGAGGAAGCTGATGGATCTCTCTCACAGAGTACTACAG gtgcTGATCAAGCAGGAGATTCAGAGGAAGAGTGGCTATGCCATCCAGGTGGATGAGGAGCACCTAAGAGTGCAGCTGGACACCATCCAGTGTGAACTTAACGCCCCCACGCAGTTCAAG GGGCGTCTGAACGAGCTGATGTCTCAGATCCGCATGCAGAACCACTTTGGGGCGGTGCGCTCAGAGGAACGATATAGTGTGGACGGGGACCTTCTCAGAGAGATCAGACAG CACCTAAAGCAGCAGCAGGAGGGTC
- the nup54 gene encoding nucleoporin p54 isoform X6 has protein sequence MAFNFGGAATNPATGLAAPGFGTTTTAAAPAGFGGFGTTTTGGLFGNTQNKGFGFSSGLGTGTTAAAGFGTGLGTTLGGGFGGFNIQPQQQQQGSFFGQQAQAPAQSNQLVHTANALSAPTLLGDERDAILAKWNQLQAFWGTGKGYFNNQLPPVDFTQENPFCRFKAVGYSCIPGSKDEDGLVVLAFNKKEADVRSQQQQLVESLHKVLGGNQTLTVNVEGVKALPDDQTEVVIYVVERSPNGTSKRIPATTLYSYVEQANTKAQLTQLAVFMSVTRTELSPAQLKQLLANAPAGVDPIIWEQAKVDNPDADKLIPVPMVGFKELLRRLKIQDQMTKQHQSRVDIISNDISELQKNQATTVAKIAQYKRKLMDLSHRVLQVLIKQEIQRKSGYAIQVDEEHLRVQLDTIQCELNAPTQFKGRLNELMSQIRMQNHFGAVRSEERYSVDGDLLREIRQHLKQQQEGLSQLISVIKDDVEDIKLIEHGLLDRLG, from the exons ATGGCGTTCAACTTTGGCGGCGCTGCCACCAACCCCGCAA CAGGTCTTGCAGCCCCTGGTTTCGGGACCACCACCACTGCTGCGGCCCCCGCTGGCTTCGGCGGCTTTGGCACCACCACCACAG GAGGACTGTTTGGTAATACCCAGAATAAGGGATTTGGGTTCTCCTCTGGGCTGGGCACTGGCACTACTGCTGCAGCTGGGTTTGGAACAGGTCTGGGGACAACTCTAGGAGGTGGATTTGGTGGCTTCAATATCCAGCCACAGCAGCAACAGCAAG GAAGCTTTTTTGGGCAGCAGGCCCAGGCCCCAGCCCAGTCTAATCAGCTCGTCCACACAGCTAACGCCCTGTCTGCCCCCACCCTGCTTGGGGACGAGAGAGATGCCATCTTGGCCAAGTGGAATCAGCTCCAGGCCTTCTGGGGAACAGGCAAGGGCTACTTCAACAACCAACTCCCCCCTGTAGATTTCACACAGGAGAACCCTTTCTGCAGGTTCAAG GCGGTGGGCTACAGCTGTATCCCAGGCAGTAAGGATGAGGATGGTCTGGTTGTCCTGGCCTTCAATAAGAAGGAGGCTGATGTCCGTAGCCAACAGCAGCAGCTGGTTGAGTCTCTACACAAGGTGCTGGGAGGGAACCAGACTCTCACCGTCAACGTAGAGGGAGTCAAAGCCCTGCCTGATGACCA gACGGAGGTGGTGATCTATGTGGTGGAGCGTTCTCCTAACGGCACATCTAAGAGGATCCCAGCTACAACACTGTACAGCTATGTAGAGCAGGCTAACACCAAGGCCCAGCTCACACAGCTAGCAGTTTTCATGTCTGTTACACGCACTGAGCTCTCACCAGCACAGCTCAAACAGCTGCTGGCGAATGCACCAGCAG GTGTGGATCCCATCATTTGGGAACAGGCAAAGGTGGATAACCCTGATGCGGACAA GTTGATCCCCGTCCCCATGGTTGGTTTCAAAGAACTACTCCGCAGACTGAAGATTCAGGACCAGATGACCAAACAGCACCAGTCCAGAGTAGAC ATCATCTCTAATGACATCAGTGAACTGCAGAAGAACCAGGCAACAACAGTGGCTAAGATCGCTCAATACAAGAGGAAGCTGATGGATCTCTCTCACAGAGTACTACAG gtgcTGATCAAGCAGGAGATTCAGAGGAAGAGTGGCTATGCCATCCAGGTGGATGAGGAGCACCTAAGAGTGCAGCTGGACACCATCCAGTGTGAACTTAACGCCCCCACGCAGTTCAAG GGGCGTCTGAACGAGCTGATGTCTCAGATCCGCATGCAGAACCACTTTGGGGCGGTGCGCTCAGAGGAACGATATAGTGTGGACGGGGACCTTCTCAGAGAGATCAGACAG CACCTAAAGCAGCAGCAGGAGGGTC
- the nup54 gene encoding nucleoporin p54 isoform X5 → MAFNFGGAATNPATGLAAPGFGTTTTAAAPAGFGGFGTTTGAFGGFGTTTTSAAAPGSTFSFATPASTTGGLFGNTQNKGFGFSSGLGTGTTAAAGFGTGLGTTLGGGFGGFNIQPQQQQQGSFFGQQAQAPAQSNQLVHTANALSAPTLLGDERDAILAKWNQLQAFWGTGKGYFNNQLPPVDFTQENPFCRFKAVGYSCIPGSKDEDGLVVLAFNKKEADVRSQQQQLVESLHKVLGGNQTLTVNVEGVKALPDDQTEVVIYVVERSPNGTSKRIPATTLYSYVEQANTKAQLTQLAVFMSVTRTELSPAQLKQLLANAPAGVDPIIWEQAKVDNPDADKLIPVPMVGFKELLRRLKIQDQMTKQHQSRVDIISNDISELQKNQATTVAKIAQYKRKLMDLSHRVLQVLIKQEIQRKSGYAIQVDEEHLRVQLDTIQCELNAPTQFKGRLNELMSQIRMQNHFGAVRSEERYSVDGDLLREIRQHLKQQQEGLSQLISVIKDDVEDIKLIEHGLLDRLG, encoded by the exons ATGGCGTTCAACTTTGGCGGCGCTGCCACCAACCCCGCAA CAGGTCTTGCAGCCCCTGGTTTCGGGACCACCACCACTGCTGCGGCCCCCGCTGGCTTCGGCGGCTTTGGCACCACCA CAGGTGCTTTTGGGGGTTTTGGGACGACCACTACATCCGCTGCTGCGCCTGGGTCAACTTTCAGCTTCGCCACTCCTGCAAGCACAACAG GAGGACTGTTTGGTAATACCCAGAATAAGGGATTTGGGTTCTCCTCTGGGCTGGGCACTGGCACTACTGCTGCAGCTGGGTTTGGAACAGGTCTGGGGACAACTCTAGGAGGTGGATTTGGTGGCTTCAATATCCAGCCACAGCAGCAACAGCAAG GAAGCTTTTTTGGGCAGCAGGCCCAGGCCCCAGCCCAGTCTAATCAGCTCGTCCACACAGCTAACGCCCTGTCTGCCCCCACCCTGCTTGGGGACGAGAGAGATGCCATCTTGGCCAAGTGGAATCAGCTCCAGGCCTTCTGGGGAACAGGCAAGGGCTACTTCAACAACCAACTCCCCCCTGTAGATTTCACACAGGAGAACCCTTTCTGCAGGTTCAAG GCGGTGGGCTACAGCTGTATCCCAGGCAGTAAGGATGAGGATGGTCTGGTTGTCCTGGCCTTCAATAAGAAGGAGGCTGATGTCCGTAGCCAACAGCAGCAGCTGGTTGAGTCTCTACACAAGGTGCTGGGAGGGAACCAGACTCTCACCGTCAACGTAGAGGGAGTCAAAGCCCTGCCTGATGACCA gACGGAGGTGGTGATCTATGTGGTGGAGCGTTCTCCTAACGGCACATCTAAGAGGATCCCAGCTACAACACTGTACAGCTATGTAGAGCAGGCTAACACCAAGGCCCAGCTCACACAGCTAGCAGTTTTCATGTCTGTTACACGCACTGAGCTCTCACCAGCACAGCTCAAACAGCTGCTGGCGAATGCACCAGCAG GTGTGGATCCCATCATTTGGGAACAGGCAAAGGTGGATAACCCTGATGCGGACAA GTTGATCCCCGTCCCCATGGTTGGTTTCAAAGAACTACTCCGCAGACTGAAGATTCAGGACCAGATGACCAAACAGCACCAGTCCAGAGTAGAC ATCATCTCTAATGACATCAGTGAACTGCAGAAGAACCAGGCAACAACAGTGGCTAAGATCGCTCAATACAAGAGGAAGCTGATGGATCTCTCTCACAGAGTACTACAG gtgcTGATCAAGCAGGAGATTCAGAGGAAGAGTGGCTATGCCATCCAGGTGGATGAGGAGCACCTAAGAGTGCAGCTGGACACCATCCAGTGTGAACTTAACGCCCCCACGCAGTTCAAG GGGCGTCTGAACGAGCTGATGTCTCAGATCCGCATGCAGAACCACTTTGGGGCGGTGCGCTCAGAGGAACGATATAGTGTGGACGGGGACCTTCTCAGAGAGATCAGACAG CACCTAAAGCAGCAGCAGGAGGGTC
- the nup54 gene encoding nucleoporin p54 isoform X2, translating into MAFNFGGAATNPASLAAPGFGTTTTAAAPAGFGGFGTTTTGFGGLGAGSTTSGAFGGFGTTTTSAAAPGSTFSFATPASTTGGLFGNTQNKGFGFSSGLGTGTTAAAGFGTGLGTTLGGGFGGFNIQPQQQQQGSFFGQQAQAPAQSNQLVHTANALSAPTLLGDERDAILAKWNQLQAFWGTGKGYFNNQLPPVDFTQENPFCRFKAVGYSCIPGSKDEDGLVVLAFNKKEADVRSQQQQLVESLHKVLGGNQTLTVNVEGVKALPDDQTEVVIYVVERSPNGTSKRIPATTLYSYVEQANTKAQLTQLAVFMSVTRTELSPAQLKQLLANAPAGVDPIIWEQAKVDNPDADKLIPVPMVGFKELLRRLKIQDQMTKQHQSRVDIISNDISELQKNQATTVAKIAQYKRKLMDLSHRVLQVLIKQEIQRKSGYAIQVDEEHLRVQLDTIQCELNAPTQFKGRLNELMSQIRMQNHFGAVRSEERYSVDGDLLREIRQHLKQQQEGLSQLISVIKDDVEDIKLIEHGLLDRLG; encoded by the exons ATGGCGTTCAACTTTGGCGGCGCTGCCACCAACCCCGCAA GTCTTGCAGCCCCTGGTTTCGGGACCACCACCACTGCTGCGGCCCCCGCTGGCTTCGGCGGCTTTGGCACCACCACCACAG GATTTGGGGGGCTGGGAGCCGGGAGCACCACGTCTG GTGCTTTTGGGGGTTTTGGGACGACCACTACATCCGCTGCTGCGCCTGGGTCAACTTTCAGCTTCGCCACTCCTGCAAGCACAACAG GAGGACTGTTTGGTAATACCCAGAATAAGGGATTTGGGTTCTCCTCTGGGCTGGGCACTGGCACTACTGCTGCAGCTGGGTTTGGAACAGGTCTGGGGACAACTCTAGGAGGTGGATTTGGTGGCTTCAATATCCAGCCACAGCAGCAACAGCAAG GAAGCTTTTTTGGGCAGCAGGCCCAGGCCCCAGCCCAGTCTAATCAGCTCGTCCACACAGCTAACGCCCTGTCTGCCCCCACCCTGCTTGGGGACGAGAGAGATGCCATCTTGGCCAAGTGGAATCAGCTCCAGGCCTTCTGGGGAACAGGCAAGGGCTACTTCAACAACCAACTCCCCCCTGTAGATTTCACACAGGAGAACCCTTTCTGCAGGTTCAAG GCGGTGGGCTACAGCTGTATCCCAGGCAGTAAGGATGAGGATGGTCTGGTTGTCCTGGCCTTCAATAAGAAGGAGGCTGATGTCCGTAGCCAACAGCAGCAGCTGGTTGAGTCTCTACACAAGGTGCTGGGAGGGAACCAGACTCTCACCGTCAACGTAGAGGGAGTCAAAGCCCTGCCTGATGACCA gACGGAGGTGGTGATCTATGTGGTGGAGCGTTCTCCTAACGGCACATCTAAGAGGATCCCAGCTACAACACTGTACAGCTATGTAGAGCAGGCTAACACCAAGGCCCAGCTCACACAGCTAGCAGTTTTCATGTCTGTTACACGCACTGAGCTCTCACCAGCACAGCTCAAACAGCTGCTGGCGAATGCACCAGCAG GTGTGGATCCCATCATTTGGGAACAGGCAAAGGTGGATAACCCTGATGCGGACAA GTTGATCCCCGTCCCCATGGTTGGTTTCAAAGAACTACTCCGCAGACTGAAGATTCAGGACCAGATGACCAAACAGCACCAGTCCAGAGTAGAC ATCATCTCTAATGACATCAGTGAACTGCAGAAGAACCAGGCAACAACAGTGGCTAAGATCGCTCAATACAAGAGGAAGCTGATGGATCTCTCTCACAGAGTACTACAG gtgcTGATCAAGCAGGAGATTCAGAGGAAGAGTGGCTATGCCATCCAGGTGGATGAGGAGCACCTAAGAGTGCAGCTGGACACCATCCAGTGTGAACTTAACGCCCCCACGCAGTTCAAG GGGCGTCTGAACGAGCTGATGTCTCAGATCCGCATGCAGAACCACTTTGGGGCGGTGCGCTCAGAGGAACGATATAGTGTGGACGGGGACCTTCTCAGAGAGATCAGACAG CACCTAAAGCAGCAGCAGGAGGGTC
- the nup54 gene encoding nucleoporin p54 isoform X3, translating into MTEIFGLSSTGLAAPGFGTTTTAAAPAGFGGFGTTTTGFGGLGAGSTTSGAFGGFGTTTTSAAAPGSTFSFATPASTTGGLFGNTQNKGFGFSSGLGTGTTAAAGFGTGLGTTLGGGFGGFNIQPQQQQQGSFFGQQAQAPAQSNQLVHTANALSAPTLLGDERDAILAKWNQLQAFWGTGKGYFNNQLPPVDFTQENPFCRFKAVGYSCIPGSKDEDGLVVLAFNKKEADVRSQQQQLVESLHKVLGGNQTLTVNVEGVKALPDDQTEVVIYVVERSPNGTSKRIPATTLYSYVEQANTKAQLTQLAVFMSVTRTELSPAQLKQLLANAPAGVDPIIWEQAKVDNPDADKLIPVPMVGFKELLRRLKIQDQMTKQHQSRVDIISNDISELQKNQATTVAKIAQYKRKLMDLSHRVLQVLIKQEIQRKSGYAIQVDEEHLRVQLDTIQCELNAPTQFKGRLNELMSQIRMQNHFGAVRSEERYSVDGDLLREIRQHLKQQQEGLSQLISVIKDDVEDIKLIEHGLLDRLG; encoded by the exons ATGACTGAAATATTCGGACTCAGCAGCA CAGGTCTTGCAGCCCCTGGTTTCGGGACCACCACCACTGCTGCGGCCCCCGCTGGCTTCGGCGGCTTTGGCACCACCACCACAG GATTTGGGGGGCTGGGAGCCGGGAGCACCACGTCTG GTGCTTTTGGGGGTTTTGGGACGACCACTACATCCGCTGCTGCGCCTGGGTCAACTTTCAGCTTCGCCACTCCTGCAAGCACAACAG GAGGACTGTTTGGTAATACCCAGAATAAGGGATTTGGGTTCTCCTCTGGGCTGGGCACTGGCACTACTGCTGCAGCTGGGTTTGGAACAGGTCTGGGGACAACTCTAGGAGGTGGATTTGGTGGCTTCAATATCCAGCCACAGCAGCAACAGCAAG GAAGCTTTTTTGGGCAGCAGGCCCAGGCCCCAGCCCAGTCTAATCAGCTCGTCCACACAGCTAACGCCCTGTCTGCCCCCACCCTGCTTGGGGACGAGAGAGATGCCATCTTGGCCAAGTGGAATCAGCTCCAGGCCTTCTGGGGAACAGGCAAGGGCTACTTCAACAACCAACTCCCCCCTGTAGATTTCACACAGGAGAACCCTTTCTGCAGGTTCAAG GCGGTGGGCTACAGCTGTATCCCAGGCAGTAAGGATGAGGATGGTCTGGTTGTCCTGGCCTTCAATAAGAAGGAGGCTGATGTCCGTAGCCAACAGCAGCAGCTGGTTGAGTCTCTACACAAGGTGCTGGGAGGGAACCAGACTCTCACCGTCAACGTAGAGGGAGTCAAAGCCCTGCCTGATGACCA gACGGAGGTGGTGATCTATGTGGTGGAGCGTTCTCCTAACGGCACATCTAAGAGGATCCCAGCTACAACACTGTACAGCTATGTAGAGCAGGCTAACACCAAGGCCCAGCTCACACAGCTAGCAGTTTTCATGTCTGTTACACGCACTGAGCTCTCACCAGCACAGCTCAAACAGCTGCTGGCGAATGCACCAGCAG GTGTGGATCCCATCATTTGGGAACAGGCAAAGGTGGATAACCCTGATGCGGACAA GTTGATCCCCGTCCCCATGGTTGGTTTCAAAGAACTACTCCGCAGACTGAAGATTCAGGACCAGATGACCAAACAGCACCAGTCCAGAGTAGAC ATCATCTCTAATGACATCAGTGAACTGCAGAAGAACCAGGCAACAACAGTGGCTAAGATCGCTCAATACAAGAGGAAGCTGATGGATCTCTCTCACAGAGTACTACAG gtgcTGATCAAGCAGGAGATTCAGAGGAAGAGTGGCTATGCCATCCAGGTGGATGAGGAGCACCTAAGAGTGCAGCTGGACACCATCCAGTGTGAACTTAACGCCCCCACGCAGTTCAAG GGGCGTCTGAACGAGCTGATGTCTCAGATCCGCATGCAGAACCACTTTGGGGCGGTGCGCTCAGAGGAACGATATAGTGTGGACGGGGACCTTCTCAGAGAGATCAGACAG CACCTAAAGCAGCAGCAGGAGGGTC